DNA sequence from the Chitinophaga flava genome:
CTGTCTGGTGGCACCACTATAGGCATCTTCCAGAGATACTTCCATAGTGGCCTGTACATCCCGGCCATGGGCCGGTCCCTGCTGTCTGCGGTGGCCGCCGGCAAAGCGGCTGCCAAACAACTGTTCAAAGAAATCAGAGAACCCTTCCCCACCACCAAACATGTCCTCCACATTACCGGAGTAGGTGTAGCTACCCTGCTTACCACCACCACCAAACTGTGACCAGTCAAAATCTTCCGGACGACCGCCGTGTTGTTCGTAATACTTATAGTTGTCCCCAAACTGATCGTATTTCTTACGCTTCTCGGCATCACTGAGTACTTCGTAGGCTTCGTTCAACTCCTTAAATTTCTCCTCTGCAGCCTTGTCTCCCGGATTTTTGTCCGGATGGTACTTCACAGCCAGTTTCCTGTAAGCCTTCTTGATCTGTTCCGCCGTTGCTGCCTTTTCTACACCCAATATCTTGTAGTAATCTTTTACTTCCATAAAGTATACAACATGTGATGATAAAAACTTGTTCAGGCGTTTAAAAGTCCACAAGAAATATACCATTCCCAGGGCTGAAGCCCTGGGCTATGTTTGTAGCATCTTTAGCTTAGGGCTTTAGCCAAAAGCACTAAGCTTCTTCATCAGGAGTACTACCCCATTGGCCCAGGGCTTTAAACTCATTTAACCCAAAGCAACCCCTTATTTTACAAAAGCCATCATCCCAACCCCATCCAATATAGCCCAGGGCTTTAGCCCTGGGACTCAGCGCGCATCCAGCAGATTGAGCTTAAGCTCGTCTATCATAAACTCCAGTGTTTTCTGAGCTTTGACGCTATTGCCTGATTTGTCGAGGGGAGGTGAGAATACGGCGATGGCCAGTTTACCCGGTGCCACTGCGATAATACCGCCGCCCACGCCGCTTTTGGCGGGCAGGCCGGTATGATATACCCAGGAGCCGGTATTATCGTATAGTCCTTCTGTCATCATGGTGGCCAGTATACGCGGACACAGCCCCGCTTCGATCACTTTTTCCTTTGTCACCGGGTTAATGCCGTTGTTGGCCAGGGTTCCGGCCATAATGGCCAGGTCGCGGGTACTGGAGCCATAGGAGCAGGCGCGGGTATAGAGGTCTACGGCCTCGCTGATGTCTCCATAAAAGCGGCCATAGGAGTACAGTAGCCAGGCGATGGCTCTGTTATGCAGATTGGTGGCTGTTTCAGAAGCATATAGCTGTTGTATGACTGATAATCTGCGGGCTGCAAATCTGGTTGTCAGATCGTCGATCATGCTCCATTTGGCAGCGCTGCCGGAGGCTTTCACAAAGCTGTTGGTGGCCATGGCACCGGCATTTACCAGTGGGTTGACCGCCCGTTGTGGGTCCAGTTCTACTGCCAGTACAGAATTGAAAGGCATGCCGGTAGCGTTTACACCGATACTGTCTTCTATCGCTTGGGGGCCTCGCTGTTGCATGGCCAGTGCCAGTACAAATACTTTGGAGATCGATTCTATTCCGAACTCAAATTTAGTGTCTCCCAACTCCAGCACTTTTCCATCTGCAGTACAAACAGCGATACCATATAACTTAGGGTCAATATCCGCCAGATAGGGAATATAGCTGGCATTGGCCCCGCCGCTGGTATTTTTAAATCTGTCATAAGCCTGTTGCATTACTTCACGTATATGCTTTTCCGTTAGTAACTCATTTTTTTGTGCATAGGTGCAGTGAGGCCATAACAGGGAAATGCCCATCAGGAAAAACAGTAATCGATTTATCATATGGTGTATTTTAACAGGTTCAGAATTTATACATCATAGAACACTGAATCCGGGTGTTCTCTCCGGCGGAGCCATCTATATTTTTTCTTTTCCCATAGAGGAACTCTATACCAGCTTTTACAAAGTAGGAAGGGTAAAACAACAGATTGACCACGCCATATTGAGTAGACTGCAGATCTGTAGGAGGCTGATAATCTTTTGTTTCCAGCTTCAGATAGGCATACCCTATCGTAGAGCTAAATTTGTCGCTCCACCAGAAGTCATAAAAGCCCATTACAGTCCATACGGGAATGTTCTGTACAATAGTTCTGGTTTTGGCGACGGCATCCAATCCGAGGCCATTCAGATCGATGATATAGCGGGCAATACCATGGCCATAAGTACCTTCGTATACGAAAATATCTTTGCCCTTTACTGACGTTTCTATAGAACCGGTGAGGTTCAGGCCCCAGCCGATATTAGTATGATCTCTGTCAAGATAATTATCAAAGGTAATAGGGTGGAAAAGGCCCGCCAGTTGTATATGGGTGGCAGCAGTGAAGTTGTAGCGGTACTGTGCCACCATATCCGGAAATAATTGCCGGGAGTTAAACCCTGAATCAGCGGGCAATTTTGTATCACTGCCCGGATTTTCTATGCTGATGGCCAGGGTCGATTTTTTAGTCAGGGGCTCAGTATAACGAATCTGTATCTGCCGGCCAAAAGCCATGGCATTGGGTCCCTGATAGTCCAGTATGTTGGGAAACACATCGATATCCATAAAGGTAGACCAGGTTTGGCCACCACCCCATTTACCCAACTGCCCCCAGGCATGGCGCAGCCGGGGGACGGCAGTACCGTTGCTGTTAAAAAGATCTACTTCCAGCAGGGTCTTCAACTCCCCTTGTCGTGTATCAGAAGAGGATAAAATGGTAAACCGGGTCTGCCGTGCGGCAAAGGTTAATTGCCCTTCATCATCACCATTGATCGGAATAGAAGAGGGCGCAAATGCTTCTTTGTTACCCATCTGCTTAAAATCGAAGATAAAATCTCCCTGTACAAACCCTCCAATCGTAAGCTGTGTTTTATGTACATCTGCCACAACAAAACCACCATAACCGCCGGCTTCCAGATTACTCCTGGTTTCTGTACGCCGCCCCGGCTGTGGCCTGATGATCCGGTTCTCTATCTTCGATACCTTGGCTTCCAGACTGTCGATACGCCGGCGCAGACTATCCATAGTCTGTGCTTCCAGCACCGACAGCATCCCTAATACCAGTAAGGTGGTGAGTAGTAGTTTTCTGCCCATAGGTAAAATGCCTGAAAAGACCCGTCTTCAGTATTTTAGAAGTTGATATACACTGCTTAAGTGAGCAAAGGAACAGGATATAACGTTGAAGTATACACGAAATAAAAAATCATACAGACATCGCTGTATCAATAGAAAAATTTAAATACGTTGATACATAACAGCGCTGCTTCCTTCTCCTGCGTAGCTATTAGAACACACCTGAAGTAAATAAAGTTCAAAAGGGAGCGTTATTTCTCTCCTGAAAAAGGATAAAAAAACGGGAAATAACTGTGTGGTTAACAACAAATGCCTATACCATTTAAAGCGTCAATTTACTGAAGAGGAAAGGGGTCAACAAAAAACTATTCCCCGTAGGCGTCGGAGGAATAAGGGGAGGCAGCTTCCAGAATCTGATAAGCTTCGAGCAAAGCCCGTACCTCCATTACCATGGATGCCAGCCTGCCTGTCTCTGCCGGCGTCAGCAACATCATCACATGATCTGCCGGCAAAGGCAAACAAATACTTTTTTCATTCTCCGGATAAGAAGCTTCCTTACCTTCTGACAGGCGTACAACCATATCAGCAAAACACAAAAACTCTTCCGGGGCAAGGTTAACAACACTGGTACCAAAAGCAAGCTGTATACCCTTGCAGTGGGGGCAACGGATCACATATCCATTCTGACCATGATATAAAGTCTGATAATTACACATAAGCTATCGCGGTTAGTGCCTCCAGCGGCCGGTTGTACGGCCGCTGTCAGGACTTTTGTTTCATCACTCTTTACTAATAATGGTGTTACAAACAACAGATACTTTCTCTTTCTATGTATCGAAGCATATTGTTATAAAGCAAAAGTAAACCGTGACATACAAGTACCATTGTCGGATCAGGAAAACGATTTACGCAAAAAGGAAAGTTTCCTTAACATTTTCTTAGCAAATACCTGCTCTTCGGCAAGCACCGGAATCAGTAAAAACCTCCATAAAAGACTTCTATGAAAAAGAGTATGGGATACTAATTTTTTAAGTGTAGTTTATACGTCACCGTTAGTATTCAGATATAGGGATAACAGAGAGAGGATATCAGAAAAAAGATGGTCACCCTACCCGGAATAGGGTAACCACCAGCCCGCAGAAACAATTTTTCCGCCATATTTCCGCAGGATATGCTGGAAGAAGATATTCATATCCTCTCCTGATGGGACTCCGATAAAAAAGTCCATCAAAATATTTTTATCGTTTCAATGAAAATGATGAATACACTACCAACATCAGTAGTTTGATGCAGAGGATAGTGGGTACAAACTTCGGCCAGTTAATTTGTGTATCAAATCTACGTCACAAAACTGTAAGGGAGTTATCGAATCGGGAAAATTTATATTAAATCGGGAAACTTAGTTCATAATGCAACTAACATTAAGGAAGAAAACACAGTATACTATTCCGCTTTAAATACCAACCGTTTTGAATTGATACCAGCGACTATACCATAACCATTACGTATGTTCGTAAATACCGTAACCGGCTCTGTGATAAGCCCTCCGGAGGTCTTCTGCTGCATTGATATAGACCGGAAATAAAGGTAGGCGTTTTTAGTCAGCGCACTGACCTCTACCATTACCTGCGAAGCATTGATGGGCAGATCTGTTTCAAGCACGAAGGTGGCTGTTTTACCATCAAAACGGACGTCGCTCATTATCAGCGTGGAATAGTAACTATTGGTGATGGCATCGATCAGGTTATTACTTAAAACAGGGTCCAAACGGAAAGAGCGAATGGTATCCGGCTGCATATCAGGTCCATAGGTAAAAAGCCGTATCTGGTAGTAATCCGGTACGCCGGCACGGTCTTCCAGTATAAACTGTACTTTGGTGCTGCCGCGCTGTGTAGCAGGATCATATACAACTGGCGAAGGAGGCAGGGTATCTTCTCCACTCACGGGTGTCATACCACTGGCAGCAGCTTTTATCGTATATACCTTACCGGTAGTCACCTTTTCTTTTGATACAAAATAAGTTCGCCCTTTGATCACCTGCGGTTGTAAAGGGCTCAGGTCTACACCATCCTGCTGCAACACTACCTGGGCATTGTTAATCTCCTGAAACCCGCTATCATCGTAAACATTAGCCGGAACACTACGGGTAACGCGGATATAAGCCACACTATCCGGCTGCAGTAAACTATTCACCACAATTTTATCCCCTTCATAGGGCAACTGAATATTCACCCGCTGTTCACAGCTGGTCAGCAGCCCTGCCAATAATAATATCCCACCAGCGAAAAACGTTCTCATACTATTCATTTTAAAACTTGATAGAATAAGTAATACTAGGTAGTATAGGCAATACCGTTACCTTCGACAGGTACCGTTGTTTTTGTATTTCATCCCGTTTCATATAATAAATGAATGGGTTCTTCTGGTTGTATACATTGTAAATGCTGAAGTTCCAGCTTTTACGCCAGTACTTTTTTTGCTTGGAGTAGGTGACACCAACATCCAGGCGATGTATATCGGCAGCCCGATAGTTATAACGGCCGTCGTATCTGTCAACTGACACATCGGTGCTTCCGGGGTCCCAGGGAGAGGCGGTGCCTACACCATGGTAACTGGACACCGGCAGGGTGAGCGGCGCCCCGGTTGTATAATGCCAGGAAGCAGACAGTTCCCAGCGTTTGCCAATACATTGCGACAACACCACTTCCACGTCATGGCGATGGTCGTATTTATAGGGGAATATTTTCCCATTGTTGATACCAGGAAACTGACGATTACTCCAGGACAATGTATACCCTATCCAGCCAGTGGTAGAACCTTTCTGTTTTTTCACCATCAGTTCTCCGCCATAACTCCAGCCTTTACCAATCACCACATTCTCATCCCAGCGTTTCAGGTCGTCATTGACCAGCATATCATTGGTCGCATACTCAATCATGTTGTACATCGACTTGTAATATCCTTCCAGTGAAAACTCAAAGGCGAGATTGGTACTGGTTTTGGCAACACCTGCAGCCACCTGCCGCGAATACATGGGTGCCACCCGTTGGGTGGAAGGTACCCATATATCTGTAGGAAGGGAAGTACCGGATGTAGACAACAGGTGAATGTACTGGTTCATGTGGGTATAGGAGGCCTTCACCGCCCAGTTGCGGGGTAGCATATAGCGTAGTCCCAGCCTTGGTTGTATGGAATGATAGAAGCGGCCTTCCACCAGAAAGCCGGAAGCGTGAAAACCCACATTGGCAAACAAATCGGGCAGCAGCCGCCAGTCATCTTCCGCATACAGCAGCATTTCCGTTCCTCTGGTCCGGAAACCGGTACCTGTGGAATCCAGTGGTTTTATGGTACTTCCCTTGTCGGAGAATTCACTGATGCCGGGTTTGAAATAATGTCCTGTTAGTGCACCACCAAAACGGATTGAGTGGTTAGGCATAGGCCGGTAGTCAAAATCTATTTTGATACCGGCGTTTTCCATACGGGAGCTGTATTTACCGTACTGGTCGGAGGTTGTCCCCACCACCGGCATGGTGTATTTAAATCCGAATTCTGTCCGGAAGGCGTACTGGGAATAGTTAAGGCTGATGTTGGAGAAAAGCCTGGTATTGTAGATATGATTCCATCGCAGTCCGCCAATAGTATTACCCCACTTCAGCTGAAAATGGCTGCTTTCCGTAAGACGGCCGGCATTGTCCAAATTGACCGTGTCCGGTACTGTCCGGATTAACAGATTATCTTCTCCTTTGTATAAGCTCAGGTAAATACGGTCTTTGGCAGAGAAGATATGGTTGATTTTGGCGTTGACATCATAAAAATAGGCATAAAAAGCACCGTCTTTTCCGAAGTCGGTGTCTGTTTTGAGTGCCATGTTATATACCAGGTCGGGATAAGAGCGGCGGGCAGAAACGATGAAAGATGTTTTGTCCTTGATAATGGGTCCTTCCAGGTTAAACTTGGCCGATATCATTCCGATGGCCACATCACCATGATAATGCCGCATGTCCCCGTCTTTGAGGGAGATGTCCACCACAGAGGAGAGGCGTCCGCCAAAGCGGGCCGGGAAAGCGCCTTTATAGAGGTCGGCGGATTTTACCACATCGGCATTGAGCAGGGAGTATACCCCGAAAAAATGGGAGAAGTTAAATACCGGGGTACCATCCATGAGGATAAGGTTCTGGTCAGGGCTGCCACCACGTACATGGAGACCGCCGGCGCCGTCCATACCGCCGCCTACGCCGGGCATAGACTGCAGGGTGCGCATCACGTCCGCTTCCCCTAACAGTTTAGGCATTGACTTTACAGCGGCCAGCGGCAGGTTTACCCTACTCATCTGTGTCTGGTCCTGCAGTTTTGTTTTATCCGTACCACTGATCACCACTTCCTGCAGGCTGGGCAGGGGCTGCAGTGGTACCAGCAATATCCTGTTGGCCTGGCCTTCTACCGGCAACAGTGCAGACTCGTATCCTACATAGGATACTACCAGGCTATTGGTATCTTTAACAGTCGTTAAACTGAAAAATCCATATTGATTGGTAGTAGTTCCCTGTTTAAGGGAAGGGGCATAGATAGTGGCTCCAGGTAGTTTTTCACCACTTACTGCATCCTGTACATATCCACTGATGGTGCGGTTGATACGCTTTTCCTGTTGTAATACCAACTGGTCTCCTACCCGGGTAAACCGGATATCATCGGGCGCAAATAACTGCTCCAGCAAGCTTCTGAGCCGCTGTTGCTGAGCTGTGACGGTAACTTTACGGGATAAGTCTACAAGTTCCCTGCTATATGAAAAATGGATGCCGTATTCTTTCTCCAGTATTTCACACACCACCCTTAGGGGCTGGTCCTTTACTACCACTGTGACTCTTGTTTGCCAATCCCACCCTGAAACTTTTAACGGGAAACATAATATTATACATATGATGCCCGTCACCAGTTTTCCGGCTAACGACATAATTTAATGAATGACTTGTTATTGGGATATATACTACCACAGTACCTCCAACAAACGATGAATAGCGAACCCACGGGGAGATCAGCTTGATGATCTCCCAGCAAGTTCGCCACAATGTTATAGGTAATGTCTATTTCAATTTATACTGTCTGTCACCTGTTTTCTCCCATGATGCATTAAGCGTCATGGCCAGCGCACTGATAACCTCATCAATGCTTTCACCATTAAAAGTGGTGCTGACCGTCAACTTCAGCAGGGAAGTATCTTCCAGTTCCACTTTCACATCGTACACTTCTGTAATCGTATGTAATACTTCTTCCAGCGGTGTATCTCTGAAAGCAAGTGACTTTTTCTGTATGTCCTCCACATGTGCGGCGACACGGAAAACCGGACGGGCACTGTCGTTCTGCAACAACATACCTGGTGTAAGCACTACACTATCGGCTTTCTCATGATCGATCACCATCACCTTACCGCTGGCAACGTGAACGGAAATGCCCTGTTTGCCAGGCTCATAACGTACCGTAAAACGGGTACCCAGCACTTTCACTTCTGTACGTCCTAGCATCACAATAAAAGGTTGTGCTGCGTTGCCGGCTACATCAAAGGTAGCCACGCCCTGCAGGCTCACTTTTCTGTTGCTGGTATTGAAGCCTCTGGCCAGTTCCAGCCTGGCTGCTTCCTCCAACTGTACACTACTGCCATCCTCCAGGTGGGCCACCATTGGCCCTGCATAAATGGCAGCTGGCTTTTTACCTACCATAAACCACCATCCTGCTCCCAGGACTATAAGCAATACCGCGGCTACTTTAAGCCAGGTATAAAGACCTCCTTTTCTGCCACCCGGTATGGCTGTCATAACCGGCTCGGGTTGTGTTTCTCCGGGAGCTACGTCCATTTTTTCATACAGCTGCTGCCAGGAGCGGTCCGTATCTACGTTTATCTCCACCGCCTGATCTGTGGCAGTGCGCAGCACTTTACGAAGTGACGCCAGCAATTCAGGATTGCCTGCATCTTCCTGTAACCAGGATTCTACCCAGGCATGCTCCTCCTTGTCCGCTTCTTCCAGCAGATACTTGCAGAGCAAGGTATACAGTGCCTCATCAGAAAAGGTTGATGTCATGCGTAGTTGTAAGTTTTGTTGTTCCTGCCAACGGCAGGGGGTCTAAATAAATAGACGCATGGAAAAATGTACTTCCCCTATGCGTCCTCTATTTTTTTGAAAATAAAATTATAAGCAACAGGGGCAGGTATTCTTTCAGTTCCTCATGCAGGATACGAAGTGCCTTCCCCATATGATTCTCAACAGTTTTTACCGAAATGTCGAGGGTAGCTGCAATCTCAGCATATTTCATCTGCTGTTGCCGGCTCAGGACGAAAACTTCCCTGCACCGTTCCGGCAGCCGCTCCAGCGCCTGCTGATACAGTCTTTCCAGTTCCCTGGCCTGGTCTGTGGCCTCTGTGGCCGTATCCCTGATATTACTGTAATAGGTTTCCCGGTCAGACCTGACATTTTCCTTACGCCATTGACTGATGGCTGTATTCCGGATAGCCGAAAACAGGTATGCCTTTACCGGGCCGGTAATAGTTATACTATCCCGCTTTTCCCATATCCGCAGAAACACTTGCTGAACTACTTCCTCCGCCCCGTGGGGGTCTCCCATGTAGTGAGTGGCAAAGGCGATGCATTGAGCATGATTTTCCCGGAACAATAATTCGAATGATTGGAGCTCCAACATGATGAGGCACAAATATAACTATGATTTATCTGATTTTCCCGATTCTCCCGACATCCAAAGAGCGTATTATGCTAATTTTTTGTTATACTTATTCAGATAAATGATGAATGAATGTTTTTTATATTTTTTTCTTCCAAAACGTAAAAATATTCTCCAACACCCTCTTCTCCCATCAGGAGAATCAGAAAAATCATATAAATCCCCGTTACCTCTTCGCACATCAGGAGAATACTTGAAATCA
Encoded proteins:
- a CDS encoding DnaJ C-terminal domain-containing protein, whose translation is MEVKDYYKILGVEKAATAEQIKKAYRKLAVKYHPDKNPGDKAAEEKFKELNEAYEVLSDAEKRKKYDQFGDNYKYYEQHGGRPEDFDWSQFGGGGKQGSYTYSGNVEDMFGGGEGFSDFFEQLFGSRFAGGHRRQQGPAHGRDVQATMEVSLEDAYSGATRQVEVNGSRLNIKMKPGLYEGQVIRLKGKGSPGRQGGQQGDLLISIHISPHPQYELKGQDIHTDVPLPLYTAILGGKLTVPTPATTLSMNIPAGTDSGKVFRLKGKGMPAYDHKGTSGDLYIKTVIHIPKNLSAKEKELFQQLSQLNENGHA
- the glsA gene encoding glutaminase A; its protein translation is MINRLLFFLMGISLLWPHCTYAQKNELLTEKHIREVMQQAYDRFKNTSGGANASYIPYLADIDPKLYGIAVCTADGKVLELGDTKFEFGIESISKVFVLALAMQQRGPQAIEDSIGVNATGMPFNSVLAVELDPQRAVNPLVNAGAMATNSFVKASGSAAKWSMIDDLTTRFAARRLSVIQQLYASETATNLHNRAIAWLLYSYGRFYGDISEAVDLYTRACSYGSSTRDLAIMAGTLANNGINPVTKEKVIEAGLCPRILATMMTEGLYDNTGSWVYHTGLPAKSGVGGGIIAVAPGKLAIAVFSPPLDKSGNSVKAQKTLEFMIDELKLNLLDAR
- a CDS encoding DcaP family trimeric outer membrane transporter; its protein translation is MGRKLLLTTLLVLGMLSVLEAQTMDSLRRRIDSLEAKVSKIENRIIRPQPGRRTETRSNLEAGGYGGFVVADVHKTQLTIGGFVQGDFIFDFKQMGNKEAFAPSSIPINGDDEGQLTFAARQTRFTILSSSDTRQGELKTLLEVDLFNSNGTAVPRLRHAWGQLGKWGGGQTWSTFMDIDVFPNILDYQGPNAMAFGRQIQIRYTEPLTKKSTLAISIENPGSDTKLPADSGFNSRQLFPDMVAQYRYNFTAATHIQLAGLFHPITFDNYLDRDHTNIGWGLNLTGSIETSVKGKDIFVYEGTYGHGIARYIIDLNGLGLDAVAKTRTIVQNIPVWTVMGFYDFWWSDKFSSTIGYAYLKLETKDYQPPTDLQSTQYGVVNLLFYPSYFVKAGIEFLYGKRKNIDGSAGENTRIQCSMMYKF
- a CDS encoding DUF6686 family protein, which encodes MCNYQTLYHGQNGYVIRCPHCKGIQLAFGTSVVNLAPEEFLCFADMVVRLSEGKEASYPENEKSICLPLPADHVMMLLTPAETGRLASMVMEVRALLEAYQILEAASPYSSDAYGE
- a CDS encoding DUF4249 domain-containing protein; this encodes MRTFFAGGILLLAGLLTSCEQRVNIQLPYEGDKIVVNSLLQPDSVAYIRVTRSVPANVYDDSGFQEINNAQVVLQQDGVDLSPLQPQVIKGRTYFVSKEKVTTGKVYTIKAAASGMTPVSGEDTLPPSPVVYDPATQRGSTKVQFILEDRAGVPDYYQIRLFTYGPDMQPDTIRSFRLDPVLSNNLIDAITNSYYSTLIMSDVRFDGKTATFVLETDLPINASQVMVEVSALTKNAYLYFRSISMQQKTSGGLITEPVTVFTNIRNGYGIVAGINSKRLVFKAE
- a CDS encoding TonB-dependent receptor codes for the protein MVVKDQPLRVVCEILEKEYGIHFSYSRELVDLSRKVTVTAQQQRLRSLLEQLFAPDDIRFTRVGDQLVLQQEKRINRTISGYVQDAVSGEKLPGATIYAPSLKQGTTTNQYGFFSLTTVKDTNSLVVSYVGYESALLPVEGQANRILLVPLQPLPSLQEVVISGTDKTKLQDQTQMSRVNLPLAAVKSMPKLLGEADVMRTLQSMPGVGGGMDGAGGLHVRGGSPDQNLILMDGTPVFNFSHFFGVYSLLNADVVKSADLYKGAFPARFGGRLSSVVDISLKDGDMRHYHGDVAIGMISAKFNLEGPIIKDKTSFIVSARRSYPDLVYNMALKTDTDFGKDGAFYAYFYDVNAKINHIFSAKDRIYLSLYKGEDNLLIRTVPDTVNLDNAGRLTESSHFQLKWGNTIGGLRWNHIYNTRLFSNISLNYSQYAFRTEFGFKYTMPVVGTTSDQYGKYSSRMENAGIKIDFDYRPMPNHSIRFGGALTGHYFKPGISEFSDKGSTIKPLDSTGTGFRTRGTEMLLYAEDDWRLLPDLFANVGFHASGFLVEGRFYHSIQPRLGLRYMLPRNWAVKASYTHMNQYIHLLSTSGTSLPTDIWVPSTQRVAPMYSRQVAAGVAKTSTNLAFEFSLEGYYKSMYNMIEYATNDMLVNDDLKRWDENVVIGKGWSYGGELMVKKQKGSTTGWIGYTLSWSNRQFPGINNGKIFPYKYDHRHDVEVVLSQCIGKRWELSASWHYTTGAPLTLPVSSYHGVGTASPWDPGSTDVSVDRYDGRYNYRAADIHRLDVGVTYSKQKKYWRKSWNFSIYNVYNQKNPFIYYMKRDEIQKQRYLSKVTVLPILPSITYSIKF
- a CDS encoding FecR domain-containing protein, yielding MTSTFSDEALYTLLCKYLLEEADKEEHAWVESWLQEDAGNPELLASLRKVLRTATDQAVEINVDTDRSWQQLYEKMDVAPGETQPEPVMTAIPGGRKGGLYTWLKVAAVLLIVLGAGWWFMVGKKPAAIYAGPMVAHLEDGSSVQLEEAARLELARGFNTSNRKVSLQGVATFDVAGNAAQPFIVMLGRTEVKVLGTRFTVRYEPGKQGISVHVASGKVMVIDHEKADSVVLTPGMLLQNDSARPVFRVAAHVEDIQKKSLAFRDTPLEEVLHTITEVYDVKVELEDTSLLKLTVSTTFNGESIDEVISALAMTLNASWEKTGDRQYKLK
- a CDS encoding RNA polymerase sigma-70 factor, with translation MLELQSFELLFRENHAQCIAFATHYMGDPHGAEEVVQQVFLRIWEKRDSITITGPVKAYLFSAIRNTAISQWRKENVRSDRETYYSNIRDTATEATDQARELERLYQQALERLPERCREVFVLSRQQQMKYAEIAATLDISVKTVENHMGKALRILHEELKEYLPLLLIILFSKK